The window tgataacagtgagatacacccatagatatgattcagataaatccatatatatcagttaggtatcactcaaacatgcttcaatatcaaattaattgagatatcagtaagatacacgcatatatgagtcagatacacctattgataacagtaagatacacccatatgtaagaatcagataaacacattgataacagtgagatacacccatagatattattcagatacatccatatatatcagtcagatatcagtcaaacatgcttcaatatcaagccacattacaagTTCAAGCAGTATACACCCCCCAATCTATGGAATAAACCCtcaaaaatcaacaacaatagcaggagaacttagaacaagaacgtagaacgacgtagaacttagaagaacgacgtagaacttagaacagtgtaacaaagaagcaagaataatagcccagtaaaccctagaagaacgacgtagaagaaaagtaaaatatacaggaatcttaatgaacttacgttgagtattgttgctttgttttctcttcagattcttcacggagagtttgatggtgttttgatggaggtttcgaacaacgatttgtatattttgaactttgattttcgCTCAAAAATGGAAAGGTTTTCTTGTTTTCGAAGcgttttgagaagtggaagaagtggaagaagtggaagagtttcCCATACGTAACCGTTTGTGTTGAGCGCGTGAAGTGACGCTCCATATAATCTGTGTTGATGCGCGTGACTTGTgtttgggctgggccaacttgtaagCTTGTAAGCTTGTATGTGTAACCCAGCTTTGTAAGCTTGTATGTGTAACCCAGCTCTAAAATATATCACTATAGCTGATATACTCAAATTTTTATTAATGaacctatttttaatttttaatttgcaatTGCATAGTTAGAGAAGACGAGTTTTCTTTCACAAAATTATAAATTACAAAGCGATAGAACTATAGAAGCATCATTTCTTGCACCATCCTTTTCCGACGAACTCATGAAAGCTCAAAGccccgaagaagaagaagaagaaaaacaaacacCACGCTTTTGCTGCCTCTCGCACGAGTTCTTCCGCGTCGCTTCTGCCAATCCTAACAAAACCGCCGTCATTCACGCGTCTGGCGTCGCCCACCTCTCCACGCGCCTGCGCCAAACTGCTCATCCTTTTCCTCCTCCTGCCTCCCCAAACTTCAACCATGACAATATCTCCACGCTCTTAGAACAGCGCGTGGAGTCACTCTCTCCCCCGGTCTACAACGGTGACCGTTGCTTTACTTACTCTCATCTCTTGAAAGCCGTTGATTCCCTCGCCTCTCGTATAAGCTCTATCCTGCTTGGTGCGGATGACCCTCACCTTATCACGCCCAAACCTCAAGGTTCGTTATTCACTCCAAAAACACAAAATTCAGTTACTCGGTtggttggttagttagttagttagattGTTGGTTAGGATTACTTCACACATTTGATTGCTTTTCTACTCAAGCTTTGGATGACTTGAATTCGATTTATGAGCTGGATAATGTTGCTTACTTGGTTTATGGAGCTAagttttcctttaatttaatttttatttagttaaagtgattagaaattattttagttGTAAGGCTGCTTATATGTTTCGGTTGGATGAGCTTGGAGGCTAAGTAATATAAAATGTTTACACATGCTTACATGGTAACATATCAAATCAAATTAGTAACTAATTTGAGTGAAATTTTCACTCTACCGCGGACAGTTATGTCATGGAAACTTTTATGAATGAGTTTTATGTATGAAATTTTCTTCCTTATTTTTACTCTCAACCAGACATGCTCTTAGTGTTCATGTGTTAGGGTGTGGAATGAATGTGCTTGATATGCAGCATTGGCATCCGGTGTTTGTGCTGCAGGTGACAATGCGGTTAACCATGAAAAGGGAACTATTTATGCAGCTGAGAACTTGGAAACTAATGTGTCTAGCTCAGAGTCGGTGGTTGACTCCAGTGAAGAGTATAGGCCAAAAATAGTGGGAATATATATGCCACCTTCTGTGGAATACATTGAAGCTGTTCTTTCTGTACTGAGATGCGGGGAGGCTTTCTTGCCTTTGGACCCTTATTGGCCGAAAGAAAGGTTATTGTCGATTGTCGCTTCCTCAAGCGCTGATCTCATTATAGGTTCCAAATCTTCATTTGGTAATGAGTTGGACGAGCTTGATGAATCGCATTGGCTGGTAAAGTCAGTAAGTTGTCCTGTTTTAAGCGTCTCCATTGAAGAAAGCCTTCAAGAATATAGTGATTTGACAGATTTGTTATGGCCTTGTGCCAATGAAAAGAAGAGATCATTCTGTTATTTAATGTATACTTCTGGTTCAACTGGAAAGCCGAAAGGAGTGTGTGGCACTGAACAAGGTAAGTTGTTAATATTGTTTGTTGTGACTATTGTAGTACACAAGCAAGATTTCTTTAATATAGTTTCACATGGTTTGTGTAGTTGCTGTTTTACTTTCCTTGTTTGCCTTCTCTGCCAGCtagaaaataaatcaaaagtGAAGATCTAAGAAAATCCAGAGAAACATTAAAATGAATCTGAACCATATGCTTTTTAatctattataatatatattctcACAGTATGTTTCATATTCTTTCTAGGTCTTTCAAATCGCTTTTTGTGGATGCAAGGATTGTATCCTCTGAATGGGCAGGAATCATTGTTGTTTAAAACATCAATCAGCTTCGTTGATCACCTGCAAGAATTTTTCAGTGCTATTTTGACAGCTTGTATGTTAGTTATTCCTCCTTTCAGTGTTCTCAAAGAAAACATATATTCTATAATAGATTTTCTTCAGGCTTATAGTATTAATAGGCTTACAGCTGTTCCATCGCTAATGAAGACAATTCTTCCTGGATTACAAACTCATGTTGGCCTGCGGGTTCAAAGGTCACTGAAATTACTTGTGCTAAGTGGTGAACTGTTTCCCTTGACCTTGTGGGAGAAGCTTTCAACTGTTTTACCAAACACATTTATCTTGAATTTATATGGAAGTACCGAGGTCAGAGCAAATGATTATTTTTTCATGAAGCTTTACATTGCACCATACTATTAATGTCACTCTTATTAGCTAATttgtttcttttctattttattgtCAATGCAAGTTATGTAATCTTTATATCCAATTTTTTACCATTGACTAATGATTATTTTTACCTTTTCCAATTTTTAAGGTCTCAGGTGACTGTACATATTTTGATTGCAAGAGAATGCCATTGGTTTTGAAGGAAGATACGCTAACTAGTGTGCCAATAGGTTTACCAATTTATAATTGTGATGTTGTGCTTCTTTGTGAAAATGCCTCGTCAAAGGAGGGAGAGCTATATGTTGGTGGTTCCTGCATCTCTAGAGGCTACTATACTGAGTCTAATATGAAGTctgaaaattttgtaaaattgccTCAAAGTTATTGGATGAATTCCATGAATGATTGCAAAAGCAAATTATACTTCAGAACTGGTGATTTTGTCAAACAGTTGTCAAGTGGTGACTTTGTATTTTTGGGAAGAAAAGACCGCATTGTAAAAATCAATGGTCATCGTATTGCCCTGGAAGAAATTGAAGATTTGTTAAGAAAGCATCCATATATAAATGATGCTGCTGTAATTTGTCGGAATATTGAAGAGCTTTTGCTTCTGGAAGCCTTTATAATATTAGAAGACAAGGAAAGATTGGACGAATCATTAATACCTGCAATTAGAAGTTGGATGATTAGCAAACTTCCATCGGCTGTGGTTCCTAATTATTTCATCTTCGTGGATTCATTTCCTGTGTCATCCAGTGGTAAAGTTAATTATGAGTTGTTGGTGGACTCAAGATTATTGACAATGAATGTCAAGGA is drawn from Arachis hypogaea cultivar Tifrunner chromosome 12, arahy.Tifrunner.gnm2.J5K5, whole genome shotgun sequence and contains these coding sequences:
- the LOC112728348 gene encoding putative acyl-activating enzyme 19 isoform X2 → MKAQSPEEEEEEKQTPRFCCLSHEFFRVASANPNKTAVIHASGVAHLSTRLRQTAHPFPPPASPNFNHDNISTLLEQRVESLSPPVYNGDRCFTYSHLLKAVDSLASRISSILLGADDPHLITPKPQGDNAVNHEKGTIYAAENLETNVSSSESVVDSSEEYRPKIVGIYMPPSVEYIEAVLSVLRCGEAFLPLDPYWPKERLLSIVASSSADLIIGSKSSFGNELDELDESHWLVKSVSCPVLSVSIEESLQEYSDLTDLLWPCANEKKRSFCYLMYTSGSTGKPKGVCGTEQGLSNRFLWMQGLYPLNGQESLLFKTSISFVDHLQEFFSAILTASVPSLMKTILPGLQTHVGLRVQRSLKLLVLSGELFPLTLWEKLSTVLPNTFILNLYGSTEVSGDCTYFDCKRMPLVLKEDTLTSVPIGLPIYNCDVVLLCENASSKEGELYVGGSCISRGYYTESNMKSENFVKLPQSYWMNSMNDCKSKLYFRTGDFVKQLSSGDFVFLGRKDRIVKINGHRIALEEIEDLLRKHPYINDAAVICRNIEELLLLEAFIILEDKERLDESLIPAIRSWMISKLPSAVVPNYFIFVDSFPVSSSGKVNYELLVDSRLLTMNVKDKVVNIDCSSLLQRIQKAFHDALMVEKVCNDDDFFTMGGNSLSAAHVAHSLGIDMRFLYYHPSPFKLCMALLQKRGSCALHNKLDDCFELITERQDNHVSSNHIENSNTHESWMISKGNDDNSLPSKRLKRGITDVMLSADESSPWHFSPIFESSSFSRCNKVLHKGQPAVTGSQQTTWLANAPRGSRGHIKDCWKVYMESCVDASPMLVSKGSDIYLFIGSHSHKFLCINARSGSVQWEIKLDGRVECTAAIVSDFSQVVVGCYMGKIYFLDFSSGTICWSFQTSGEVKSQPVVDTRRHLIWCGSHDHNLYALDYKNHCCVYKLPCGGSIFGSPAIDEVRGLLYVASTGGRITAISISDFSFTVLWLHDLEVPVFGSLGITEIGTVICCLVDGHVLALDPNGSIVWKQTTDGPIFSGPCMPSTLPHEVLVCSRKGSVYSFKPENGDLLWEHNVGDPITSSAYVDEHLQLVSDDASHSSDRLICICSSSGRIHLLRENLNSSDDTIRRKIDVQEFARLDLLGDIFSSPLMIGGWIFVGCRDDYLHCVTLEMPKQHES
- the LOC112728348 gene encoding putative acyl-activating enzyme 19 isoform X1 yields the protein MKAQSPEEEEEEKQTPRFCCLSHEFFRVASANPNKTAVIHASGVAHLSTRLRQTAHPFPPPASPNFNHDNISTLLEQRVESLSPPVYNGDRCFTYSHLLKAVDSLASRISSILLGADDPHLITPKPQGDNAVNHEKGTIYAAENLETNVSSSESVVDSSEEYRPKIVGIYMPPSVEYIEAVLSVLRCGEAFLPLDPYWPKERLLSIVASSSADLIIGSKSSFGNELDELDESHWLVKSVSCPVLSVSIEESLQEYSDLTDLLWPCANEKKRSFCYLMYTSGSTGKPKGVCGTEQGLSNRFLWMQGLYPLNGQESLLFKTSISFVDHLQEFFSAILTACMLVIPPFSVLKENIYSIIDFLQAYSINRLTAVPSLMKTILPGLQTHVGLRVQRSLKLLVLSGELFPLTLWEKLSTVLPNTFILNLYGSTEVSGDCTYFDCKRMPLVLKEDTLTSVPIGLPIYNCDVVLLCENASSKEGELYVGGSCISRGYYTESNMKSENFVKLPQSYWMNSMNDCKSKLYFRTGDFVKQLSSGDFVFLGRKDRIVKINGHRIALEEIEDLLRKHPYINDAAVICRNIEELLLLEAFIILEDKERLDESLIPAIRSWMISKLPSAVVPNYFIFVDSFPVSSSGKVNYELLVDSRLLTMNVKDKVVNIDCSSLLQRIQKAFHDALMVEKVCNDDDFFTMGGNSLSAAHVAHSLGIDMRFLYYHPSPFKLCMALLQKRGSCALHNKLDDCFELITERQDNHVSSNHIENSNTHESWMISKGNDDNSLPSKRLKRGITDVMLSADESSPWHFSPIFESSSFSRCNKVLHKGQPAVTGSQQTTWLANAPRGSRGHIKDCWKVYMESCVDASPMLVSKGSDIYLFIGSHSHKFLCINARSGSVQWEIKLDGRVECTAAIVSDFSQVVVGCYMGKIYFLDFSSGTICWSFQTSGEVKSQPVVDTRRHLIWCGSHDHNLYALDYKNHCCVYKLPCGGSIFGSPAIDEVRGLLYVASTGGRITAISISDFSFTVLWLHDLEVPVFGSLGITEIGTVICCLVDGHVLALDPNGSIVWKQTTDGPIFSGPCMPSTLPHEVLVCSRKGSVYSFKPENGDLLWEHNVGDPITSSAYVDEHLQLVSDDASHSSDRLICICSSSGRIHLLRENLNSSDDTIRRKIDVQEFARLDLLGDIFSSPLMIGGWIFVGCRDDYLHCVTLEMPKQHES